The following are encoded in a window of Octopus sinensis linkage group LG23, ASM634580v1, whole genome shotgun sequence genomic DNA:
- the LOC115223436 gene encoding TATA box-binding protein-like 1: MASPLGSQFAGNTVSSLTSSVSLTSSSLGPTGQEVLNNNNSSSSNSTTTTMITNREEEQQQSHNKCTDITSSGHQQPGMGTEPDSTAVSEDDQPIVDIIINNVVCSFNTRCHLNLKKIAMEGLHVEYRRENGMLNMKLRRPNTTASIWSSGKVTCTGATSEDEAKLAARRFARRLQRLGFNVRFINFRIVNVLGTCSLPFGIKINLFSKQYPQQASYEPELHPGVTFKIKNIKATLKVFSTGSITITAPCVANVQEAIVQVYPLVAEFKMEKRLPNTSSIKYSDKFSGMYPVGRVSSPLHGLQAAGLSSSEEEFESDISQD, from the exons ATGGCTTCTCCCCTCGGCAGCCAGTTCGCCGGCAACACGGTATCGTCTCTCACTTCTTCCGTCTCTCTCACATCTTCTTCCCTGGGTCCGACCGGGCAAGAggtactaaacaacaacaatagcagcagcagcaattctacaacaacaacaatgatcacCAACCGCGAGGAAGAACAACAGCAATCTCACAACAAATGTACAGACATCACGTCCTCGGGACATCAGCAACCGGGCATGGGTACCGAACCTGATTCCACTGCTGTGTCTGAGGACGACCAACCCATCGTagacattatcatcaacaacgtGGTCTGCAGTTTCAATACCCGATGTCACTTAAACCTCAAGAAGATTGCCATGGAGGGATTGCACGTGGAGTATAGGAGAGAGAATGGC ATGTTGAATATGAAGCTGAGAAGGCCAAATACAACTGCGAGTATTTGGTCGTCGGGTAAAgtcacctgtacaggtgcaaccaG TGAGGACGAAGCAAAATTAGCTGCAAGGCGCTTTGCTCGCAGACTACAGAGGTTGGGTTTTAATGTACGTTTTATCAATTTCCGGATTGTCAATGTTTTGGGGACCTGTTCATTACCATTCGGCATCAAGATTAACCTTTTCTCCAAACAATACCCACAGCAGGCCAG CTATGAACCAGAACTCCATCCAGGTGTCACCTTCAAGATCAAAAATATCAAGGCCACACTAAAGGTTTTTTCTACAGGCAGTATCACCATCACAG ctCCATGTGTTGCAAATGTCCAAGAAGCTATTGTGCAGGTCTATCCGTTGGTGGCCGAATTTAAGATGGAGAAGCGATTGCCAAACACATCGTCCATAAAATACTCGGATAAGTTTTCTGGCATGTATCCAGTGGGGAGGGTGTCGTCTCCTCTTCATGGCTTGCAGGCTGCAGGACTGAGTTCTTCAGAGGAGGAATTTGAGAGCGATATCAGCCAAGACTGA